The Streptomyces sp. NBC_00289 DNA segment AATGAGATGACTTCTAAGTCCGAGCTGGACCTGATGGAGGTCGCGGCCACGCTCGAAGTCGAAGGGTTCCGCCCGAAACGTGGGGAGCACTGGCATCCGGAGACCGTCCGTCGGATGCTCGCGAACACGTCCGACCGGTCGCCGACCCTGCGTCGACGCGAGCGGACCGCTAGGGCAGCGCAGTTTGGGGCTGTCAGTGACTGGAACGGCGCAGCAAACGGCGGACATTATTCACAAAGATTCACCAAGCGGGCATAAAGCTTTCATGGCTGACGTTCAGCGCTGGGAGTACCTGTGGGTACGAGTGGAGGAGAAGTGGTGGGAGAAGGAGAACGAGTGGCGCCCCGTTGAGGTATCACTTGACCGCTTCGGGCTAAACGGATGGGAGGTCGTGGGGGTATGCGGGCCCGCACTCCGAGAGCCTGTCTATGTCGCACAGCGCTCATTCCCCCGTAGCGACTGGGACGTAGAACAGGAGCGGCGAGAAAAGGAGCAAGGGCGCCTCTTCAGCTGGGCTCTCCTCAAGCGACCAACCAGCCGACCTGGTTCTCCGTGGTGACGCCGTGGCCGCGGTGAGGCCAGTTGGGGCGGAGTCGGGGACGGTGCAGGACTCGGGTGTGGCAATTCCGAAGGGGACGACCGAGCACAGTCGGATAGTTGTCGGCGGGAGGCGTGCTCAGTCGTGTCGGCGGGGCCACCGGGTGCCGCCGTCTGTGCGGCGGCGACCTCCGGTGGGGGTGAGGTCGGGGCGGGCGCGGTGGAAGCGTGCGGGGTGGCGCCACCGGCCGGCAGCATCGCGGGGGACGTCGATGCTGACTTCGACCATCAGCTTGGGGTTCACCAGGGTGACGTCCAGTTTCTCGCGGCTGCCCCACCCGGCGGAGAAGGACCAGTCCGTCCAGGGATGACCGGGTCCTGCCGGGGCGAGCAGTCCGCCGACTGCGCTGCCGGCCGCCTGGGTGAGCGTGGCAGTGCGGCCGGCGTACTGCAGGTGGCCGTTGTCGTCGTACCGGCCCAGCAGCAGGGTGCGGGGCGCGGTGAGGGTGCCGGTGACCGGCCGACGACTGCCTCGGTGGTCTCGCGCGGTTTGTACTTCAACCACCCTCTCGCTGACGGGTGGTAGAAATCCTCGAGCTGCTTGAAGACGCGCCTTCCATGCCGACCGACGACCAGGAGCCTTTTTCACGTGTAGATCATGAGGGTGAGGATCGCGGCAGCTACTGACGTGAGTCTGTTCGGACTGACGCGGGCATGCCGGAAGATCCGCCACTGCTTGATCCGGGAGATGGTTCGCTCGACGGGAGCACGCAGTGCGGCGTGGACCTTGTTCGACGTCTTGTGCTTGTCGGGCAGTTCAGTTCCGGGCCGTCGTTTGATCGGGGTGATCACAGTGCCGCCGGCCCCGACGTACCCTTTGTCCGCGAGGATCTCGAGGTCCAGTCGCGCGCAGGTGTCGACGATGGCGTGCTCGCGGGCGGCCGTCACATCGTGGGTGCCGCCCGGAAGGGCGGGTGACATCCACAGCAGTTTGCCCTCTTCTGCCGCAATGACCTGCAGATTCACGCCCTCGCGGCGGACCTTGCCGGAGAAGTGCCCCGGCGCCTGGACCCGGTCGGTCTCCGCGACGGTGCCATCCAGCAGCACGTAGCCGTCCGTGTGATGACTGGTGAGCGCCTCGGTCAACGACGGCGCGTGCTCCGCAAGTTGCCCGATCGTGTGGTTCACGTAGCGCCAGGCGGTGGCCGTGCTGATGCCGAAGCCTGCGGCGATCTGTTCGAGGGTGTCGTGCTTGCGCAGGTAGACCAGGGTGCACCGGGCCCGGTCGTACGGACGCAGTCTGCAGCGCCGGCCGGCTTCACAGGACGCGATCACCATCGTGACCAGCTCCAGGAGCTCCGGATCGACATCGCATCCGGCAGGATAGGAGAACACGGGGCATCTCCGCAGGTGAAGGTTATGCCTGGCGACTCTCCAAACCAACGGGATGCCCCGTTCGGCACGCCACCGTCAACACTTCACCGACGCTCACCCGCAGGCCGTACAAGTGAAAAAGGCTCCAGGTCAGCCACTCGCGGACGGTGTCGGCCTCGGTGGTCGACGGGCACAGCACCCACGGCGCCGACAGCCGACGGTCGGCGAACACCGACTCCAGCGCGGCCCTGCGCCGCCGATAAGGCCAGCTGGTCGTATCGGTGCCCGACAGCCGCAGCAGATCGAAGGCAACGAAATGGGCCGGCCACTCGCCCGCGGCCCGGGCCGCCTGGGCGCCCCGGCGCTGGAGCCGGTGCTGCAGCTGCTCGAAGGCGAGCCGGCCCGCGGCGTCCCAGACGACCAACTCACCGTCCGGCGCGGTCGCGTCCGGCAGCTGCGCGGCCTCGGCCCCGATCTCCGGGAACGCCGACAGCATCTCGGTGCCGCGCCTGGAGCGCAGCACGACCCGATCCGCGTCGATGGAGAGCAGGGCCCGGAAGCCGTCCCATTTCGGTTCTGCGGCCCATCCGGGCCGCAGAGTGGGGTTGGGCACGGGGGTGGCGAGCATCGGCCTCTGGCAGCGTCCAGGTCACAGGCCCATGTCTCACCAAGATCGTCCGTCCGCAATCCGGCGGCGCACGTACCCCGACCACGGGCCTGACCACGGTCTGGGCACCCCCGCCTGTCACCCCGACCACAGCAGGTCAGCGCGTTGGGGCACCTCACTGGCCTTGCGCATTATTCGCACATGCCCCTGGTCTCCTGACCGCCCGGGGCGGTGTCGTTCGCCCGGCCGGCGGGCCTGACGGCTATGTATCGGGCTGCTGGCGTAGATCCAGGAAGAAGCGCAGCCGGATACCGATCTCGCCTGGCTCTCGCATGGTGGCGTCTGCCGGTGCGATGACGCATCGTGCGGCGAGCAGCTCCTGGACGGCGAAGGCGGTGGCATCGTCGGCGGCCGCGATCTCCACCACGGCCAGACCCGGCTCCGCCGGGTGC contains these protein-coding regions:
- a CDS encoding transposase family protein; its protein translation is MFSYPAGCDVDPELLELVTMVIASCEAGRRCRLRPYDRARCTLVYLRKHDTLEQIAAGFGISTATAWRYVNHTIGQLAEHAPSLTEALTSHHTDGYVLLDGTVAETDRVQAPGHFSGKVRREGVNLQVIAAEEGKLLWMSPALPGGTHDVTAAREHAIVDTCARLDLEILADKGYVGAGGTVITPIKRRPGTELPDKHKTSNKVHAALRAPVERTISRIKQWRIFRHARVSPNRLTSVAAAILTLMIYT
- a CDS encoding DUF6207 family protein, whose product is MRPINEAHPAEPGLAVVEIAAADDATAFAVQELLAARCVIAPADATMREPGEIGIRLRFFLDLRQQPDT